The Peptoanaerobacter stomatis genome includes the window GATGGCGACGGATATGTTTTAAATGGACTTAAATGTTTCAATACAAACGGTCCTTTAGCCGATTATTCTGCTGTTTTTGCTCTTACTGAGCCTGAATTGAAAGCAAAAGGTTTAGCTTGCTTTGTAGTAAAAAAAGGAACCCCAGGTTTCAGCGTAGGACGCATAGAAGATAAAATGGGTATTCGTCAAGCGCAAGTATCAGAACTTATATTCGATAATTGCCGTGTACCTGAATCGGCAATGATAGCTCCTACAGGACAAGGCTTCAAATTAGCTATGAAAGCATTGGATGGCGGACGTATAGGAGTTGCTGCTCAAGGGCTTGGTATAGCAGAAGGTGCTTTTGATACTGCAGTAGAATACATGAAAACAAGAGAACAATTTGGAAAACCTATATTTAAAAACCAATATTTAGCTTTCAAAATGGCTGAATTAAAAATGAAAATAGAAGCTGCAAAATTAATGTTATACAAAGCTGCTACCGATAAAGATACAGGCGCTCCTTATGGAGAATCTGCTGCTATGGCTAAATACTTGTGCACAAACGCTGCTATGCATGTAACTACAGAATGTGTACAATTTATGGGCGGAAACGGTTATATGAAAGGTTATCATGTAGAGCGTATGATGAGAGATGCAAAAATAACTCAAATATATGAAGGAACTAACGAAATACAACAACTAATTATAAGTGGTGGTATATTCAGATAATCAAGTATTCGGCTGTCTATTTGTAAAATATCACAATTAGACAGCTATTTTTTATAAAAGAAAATTTTTATTTTGCTATATACATAAAATATTTTTTTAATTTTTGCTATTCGATTAATTTTACATAATATAGATTTTAAAGATTTTTATGTATTGCACGGTATGATTTAAATACGGATTTTTTATCTCTAAAAATAGACCGTTTATCAAAATAAAAATTTTATATAAAAAATATTTTCAGTAATGTTTTTATTCTAATAAATGAAGGGAGATATCTTTATGGATATACTTGTTCTTGTATTAGCTATAGTTCTATTTACTGTTTTGGCATTCAAAGGTATAAGCGCTCTAATAATGGG containing:
- a CDS encoding acyl-CoA dehydrogenase family protein, with the translated sequence MDFRLNEKQLELQAKVRKFAQERLLPTVVERDNKGEYPTELYKEMGAMGLIGLPYPKEFGGQGEDYLSYAIAVEEISKVDASLGISYSVSTSLYGGSVMNSNATDAQKKEFLPDVLQGKAWGSFGLTEPNAGSDAGGCVTTATKDGDGYVLNGLKCFNTNGPLADYSAVFALTEPELKAKGLACFVVKKGTPGFSVGRIEDKMGIRQAQVSELIFDNCRVPESAMIAPTGQGFKLAMKALDGGRIGVAAQGLGIAEGAFDTAVEYMKTREQFGKPIFKNQYLAFKMAELKMKIEAAKLMLYKAATDKDTGAPYGESAAMAKYLCTNAAMHVTTECVQFMGGNGYMKGYHVERMMRDAKITQIYEGTNEIQQLIISGGIFR